The genomic window CGTCCGGCCGGTCTTCACATAATAGATCGTCTCGGCGATGTTGGTGGCATGGTCGCCAACGCGCTCGAGATGTTTCGCCGCGAACAGATAGTTCGTGCAGATGGTGATGTTGCGAGGATCTTCCATCATGTAGGTCAGGAACTCGCGGAACAGCGAATTGTAGAGCGCATCGATGTCGCGGTCTTTCGCAACGATGGCAAGGGCGGCATTCTCGTCAAGCGCCGTATAGGCGTCCAGCACGGCACGCAGCTGATCAAGCGTCAGTTCGGCCATATGCTCGATGCCATGCAGGAAATGCTTGGGCTGCGGGCGGCCTTCCAGCGCTACGGCGTTGCGGGCGATATTCTTGCCAAGGTCGGCGACGCGTTCCAGATCAATCGAAATGCGCAGCGCAGCCACGATGTGACGCAGGTCCTGTGCCATAGGCTGGCGACGGGCAATGGTCAGAACAGCCTTTTCCTCGATTTCCTGATCAAGCTTGTTGATGATCTGATCATTGGCAATCGTGGTGTTGGCCATGGTCATGTCGAGGCGGACGAGGGAATTCACGGCTTCCTCGACCATACGCTCGGCCTGGCCACCCATTTCGGCAATGCGACCGGTTAGTTCGCGAAGATCATTGTCATAAGACGAAACAATGTGATCGGACATTTGGGTTCTCTCCTTGCGTTCGCGTCACTCTCCGGCCAACCGGGACTTGCAGACTGCCATGAGTCTGGCCCGGGGAACAGGGGCCTGAAGAGCGGGCGAACAAACGTGTCTGTTAGCCGAAGCGGCCGGTGATATAGTCTTGGGTGCGCTGGTCCACCGGGTTGGTGAAGATCTGGTCGGTCGGACCCTCCTCTACCAGATTGCCAAGGTGGAAGAACGCGGTGCGCTGAGAGACACGAGCGGCCTGCTGCATGGAGTGCGTCACGATGACGATGGTGTAGTTTTCACGCAATTCGTCGATCAGTTCTTCCACTTTCGCCGTTGCAATCGGGTCGAGCGCCGAACAGGGCTCATCCATCAGGATGACTTCGGGGCTGACGGCGATCGCACGGGCAATACACAGGCGCTGCTGCTGACCACCGGAGAGGCCGGTGCCGGGCTCATCAAGACGATCCTTGATTTCTTCAAACAGACCGGCTTTCTGAAGCGAGGAAACAACCACTTCTTCCATGTCCGTCTTGGTGCGGCAGAGACCATGAATGCGCGGGCCGTAGGCGACATTCTCGAAAATGCTTTTCGGGAACGGGTTCGGCTTCTGGAAAACCATGCCGACGCGCGCGCGCAGCTCGACCACATCCACGTTCGGATCGTAGATGTCGTTGTCACCAAGCTTGAGCGTTCCGCCAACACGGCAGATATCGATGGTGTCGTTCATGCGATTGAGGCAGCGAAGGAAGGTCGACTTGCCGCAACCGGACGGGCCGATCAGCGAGGTGACCTGATTTTCCTCGATCAGCAGATCGACGTCGAACAGGGCCTGCTTGGCTCCATAATGAACCGTGACTTTCTCGCCCGACATCTTGATGGGATTCTTGCGGGCTTTGCTGTCCTTGACAGTCTTGGTGGTGGTGTCCTGCATGTTCATGCTTTCTAAGTCCTTTTTCAGCCTGGCATCGCCGGTCTTGCGGCAAACACTCCAGCGGCTAAACAATTCGAAGGGTCATACGCCGCTGGCTTACCAGCGACGTTCGAAGCGGCGACGCAGAAGCACCGCGGAAATGTTCATCACAGCGAGGAAGCCCAGAAGGATCATGATCGCCGCCGAGGTCCGCTCGACGAAGGCGCGTTCCGCAGCATTGGCCCACATGTAGATCTGGACGGGCAGGGCGGTCGCTGGATCAAACGGGGTCACCGGATAATCCTTCACGAAGGCCACCATGCCGATCATCAGCAGCGGCGCGGTTTCACCAAGAGCCTGTGCCAGACCGATGATCGTTCCAGTGAGGATACCGGGCGTTGCCAGCGGCAGCACATGATGGAAGATCGCCTGTGTCTTAGAAGCCCCGACACCGAGCGCTGCCTCACGAATGGAGGGTGGCACGGCCTTGAGGGCGGAGCGGGTGGCAATGATGATCGTCGGCAGGGTCATCAGGGTCAGCACCAGACCCCCGACGACCGAAGCGGAGCGCGGCAGACCGGCGAAGTTGATGAAGACTGCCAGACCCAGAAGACCGAAGACGATGGAGGGAACCGCAGCGAGGTTATTGATGTTCACCTCGATGAGATCGGTCCAGCGGTTCTTGGGAGCAAATTCTTCTAGATAGATCGAGGCAGCCACCCCGATCGGCAGGGCGCAGACCAGAACGATCAGCATCATGAAGATCGACCCAAGAGCCGCAACCCCGATACCGGCCGTTTCCGGACGGGAGGAGGCGCCAAAGACGAAGAGGCCTGTGTTGAACTTCTTGGCCATGACCCCTTTTTCCATCAGATCATCAATGACGGCAATCTGCGCATCGCTGATCTGGCGGCGGGCTTCGGGCGTCTCGCGGGAGATCTGACCCTTGACGAAGGAGTCGACATCTCCATCGGCAAGGAACCACATCTCAAGGCGCTTGCCGATGAGATCCGGGTTGGTGGACACGATGTCCCTGAGCTCAACCGCAGCACCTGCAGATAGAAGATCCTTGACCGCCTTGACCTGAGCCTTCTGGGTCTTGTCCTTCGGATCGACACCGGCAGCTTTGTAGAAAGCAGGCAGGAGTACCTTGTTGTAGCGAATGACCTGGGTCAGCTCGGACCGTGAGCGATTGCCCTTGGGATCGATGATGCTCTCTTCGAGATAGACATCAAGATGGATCTTGGTCTGCTGAAAGGCAGTGTAGCCTTTGGAAATGATCGACCAGAAGAGGATGATCAGAAACAGCACGCCAAGGGCGATGGCAACAACACCTGCGGCACGGAAGCGTCTTTCGGAAGCATAGCGCTTCTTGAGACCCAGATCGCGTTGATGTGTCTCGGCAATTACGAGGCCCTGATTTCCAGTGATATCAGTCATCAGTCATACTGCTCCCGATATTTCCGCACGATGTGCAGAGCGAAGATATTAAGTCCCAGCGTGATGACGAACAGGGTGATGCCCAGAGCAAAGGCCACAAGGGTCTGCGGCGAGTTGAACTCAAGGTCACCGGTCAGCTGGTTGACGATTTTCACGGTCACGGTGGTCATGGCCTCAAAGGGGTTGCCAGTGAGGTTGGCCGCCGCTCCGGCACCCAGCACCACGATCATCGTTTCACCGATGGCGCGGGAGGCTGCCAGAAGGATCGAGCCCACGATGCCCGGCAGGGCAGCTGGCAGGATCACGCGTTTGATGGTCTCGGACCGGGTTGCCCCAAGGCCGAGCGAGCCATCGCGCAGCGATTGCGGAACCGCCGTGATGATGTCGTCCGACAGGGACGAGATGAACGGGATCAGCATGATGCCCATGACGAGACCGGCGGTCAGCACCGAGCGGGCCGAGATATCAAGGCCGATCAGCGAGCCACTGTCACGCAGGAACGGGCCAACCGTCACCATGGCGAAGAAGCCGTAAACGATGGTCGGGATACCGGCGAGGATCTCGAGCAGGGGTTTGGCAATGGCGCGCACAGTGTTGGTCGCATATTCTGCCATGTAGATGGCAGCAAACAGGCCGATTGGAACCGCAACGAGCAGAGCGACGATGGAAATATACATCGTGCCCCAGAGAAGCGGCAACAGACCGAAGGTGCCGTCTCCGCCACCTTCGCGCCCGGCGGACGTGAAGCGAGGATCCCATGTGGTGCCGAAGAAGAAATCGGTGGGAGGGACAACGCGGAAAAAGTGAATCGCCTCGAACAGCATCGACATTACAATCCCGACCGTGGTCAGGATGGCGATGGAGGATGCCATGATCAGGGCAATCTTGATATTCGCCTCGACCCGGTTGCGCGCTCTGAGGGCAGGATTGATCCGCAGGTAGCTAAGCACGAGGCCAAGCGCCAACAGAACCGCCACACCGGCAACGAGGATGGTGGTGATCAGAGAACGCGTGTCATTGAGATGATAGGCTGCATCAACCACCGCCTTGTCGACATTCTCGGCCAGCGCGACACCATGCTTGGCAAGGGTCGGGCGAACTGCAACAAGACCGGACTTCAGCTGAACGGTTTCCTCGTCGCTGAGAAGCTTGACCCCATCGGCAACACTCGTCACCACCCCCTGCATCAGGGCACGACGTGTGTCATGTTCCAGATATTCACTAAACTCGGCACAGATGGCGGGTTCGGCTGCGTTAGCCTCACCTTCAACCCGGGCCTTTTCCCGGTCACAGGCCTGACTGTAACCGACGCGCAATTCCTGATCGACAACAGATGCCGTAACAAAAGGCTGAGCAATATAGACAGCAATCAAAAATACAATGGCTGGAATGGCCGTCCAGATCAGAACGTAGGAACCGTAATATCCGGGTCGAGAATGAAGTGCAGCAATATTTCCATTCACCGAAGAGATCGCACGACTGCGCCCCAACATGGCACCGATCAGTGCGACAATGAAAATAGCTGCCAGAAGCCAAAGCGGGCTCATAGCGACCTGCCCCTTGAGTATTGCGTAGACTTCGCAAGACTGAACAAATGAAGCTTTTCCGGCTGCCCTTTTCTGCCTTTCCGCTCACGGGAAAAGTTGGGCTCTCTCTTGAAAAACTTCGTTGACGCCACCCCGTCGAGCGGCTCGATCAAAGGGAGCCAGACGAAGTGAAGCCAGTATCGATATAGTCGAACTGGCCAAAAAAAAGCCATGCGCGGCGGTCCGCGCATGGCCGGGTAGAAAAACCTTAGAGGGTTTTGCCTTCTTCGATTGCAGCGTGGATCTCGTCGCGCTCTGCAGCAGGAGCCGGAACCAGACCATAATCAGCGGTCGGGGAACCTTCACCGGTCATGTCGTCGGACATGAAGAAGTCAACATACTCTTTGAGGCCCGGGATAACGCCCAGGTGAGCTTTCTTGACATAGAAGTAGAGCGGACGGGAAACCGGATAGGTGCCATCAGCGATAACCGCAGCGTTCGGTGCGATACCGGACATGGTGGCAACTTTCAGCTTGTCGGTGTTGTTTTCATAGAAAGCAAGACCGAAGACGCCGAGGCCGGTTTTGTTGGAGTCGATGCGAGCGAGGGTTTCGGTGTAGTCGCCGTCGATGTCAACTGCTTTGCCATCTTTGCGAACTTTGAAGCACTCTTTCTCGGCATCTTTTTTGTCGAGACCAGAAGCGATGTACGCGTCATAAGCGCCAGAAGCTTTACAGCCAGCTTCGAGAACCTTGGTTTCGAAGACTTCGCGGGTGCCGTGCTTTTCGCCCGGGATGTAGGCAGCGATTTCCCAATCCGGGAAGGAAGCGTCGATGTCAGACCATTTGGTGTTGCTGTTGTCGACCAGAGCGCCGTCTTTTACGATTTTCGGAGCCAGAGCATTGAACCAGTGGATCGGTTCGAAAGCGAAGTCCGGGCCGTTGATGTCGGAAGCGAAGACAATGCCGTCGTAACCAATCTTGACTTCCATAACCTCGGAAACACCGTTGTCGGCGCAGGTTTTGATTTCGGAGTCTTTGATCTTGCGGGAAGCGTTGGCAACGTCGATGGTTTCAGGACCGGTGCCCTGGCAGAACTGTTTCAGGCCAGCGGAAGACCCGCCGGATTCAACGATCGGGGTTTTGAAGTCAGGGTAGTTTTCGCCGAAAGCTTCAGCAACGATGGTTGCATAAGGAAGAACGGTGGAAGAACCAGCAACCTGAACCTGGTCACGAGCCTGAGCGGCGGTACCAGCGAGAATGGTGGTTGCAGCAAGAGCAGCTGCGCTAGCAAAAGATGCGAATTTCACGTGACCTCTCCATAAGTCAGTTTTTTAGAGCAAATGGTCCCGGCTTCATTTGTCCCGGGGTGCGCTCATGAAAAATTGCCGAGCCAACCTCTTGCAGCGCCGATGGAGGGGCTTGCAACGGTGTGTCGTGCTCGGAACACCAGCGACACTATCGCTCCGATATGATGGAGATATGACAAAAGTATTTCAGTATTATGACATTATAAGATATTGAAAAATATAATATATTTTTGTGACTTTCAAATAACTGTCACAAATCCTCGGATTCTGTTGCCGGAAGCCTGACCTCAAAGGTTGAGCCCTCTCCGGGGACACTTTCAACGAGCAGCTTGCCGCGATGTCGCGTAAGGATATGTTTGACGATCGCAAGTCCGAGACCGGTGCCTTTTTGCTGACGGGATGATGCCACGTCGATGCGGTAAAAACGCTCGGTCAGGCGGGGAAGATGCTCGCTCGGAATGCCCTGCCCGTAGTCGCGAATGCTGATGGCATAATAGAGTCGGCTATCTGCCGGATCGACGACCTTTTTGCAGTCGATGTCGATCTTCTTGCCGTCCTGTCCATATTTGACTGCATTCTCGACCAGATTCTCGAACACCTGCACCAGTTCGTCCCGGTCTCCGGCCACCCACCGGCTGTCCTTGCACTGGCACATGTTGACCGCAACTCCTTGCTCTTTGGCGAGTGGGGCCAACGCGTCGGTGACGTGGCTGATGATCTTGGAAAGGTCCACTTGTGTATCCGGCAGCACGTGGGCCTTCATCTCGATGCGGGAGAGGGACAACAGGTCCGAGACGAGGCGGGACATGCGCTCCGACTGGTCGAGCATGATCCCGAGGAACTTCTCGGTCGCGACCATGTCGCCCTTGGCCGGGCCCTGCAGGGTCTCGATGAAGCCGATCACGGAGGCCAGAGGCGTGCGCAGTTCATGACTGGCGTTGGCGACAAAATCAGCGCGCATCCGCTCAAGATTTTTCTGCTCGGTCTGATCGTGGAGCAACAACAGGATGAAATCCGGTCGTGCGCCGCCCAAGGGCTCGGCGGACAGATGGATCGGCGTCACCCATGCCTCATAGAGGCGCTCGGAGTGGCTCTTCAGCGAATATTGGATCTTCTCAATCGGCCCACCATCCAGCACATTGTCGAGCGCTGCCAGCATGTTCGGCTGACGGATGCGGAACGACAGAGGGTCGCCTTCCTTCACATTGCCGAAGATGGTCGCTCCGGGGGCGTTGGCAAAGCGGACAATGCCGCGCCGGTCGAGGATGAAACAGGGGTCCGGCAAGGCGGCGGCCAGTTTGCGCATGTGCACATCGGGCACCATGGTCAGCCGACGTGCCTGTGCGCGAGCTTTCAGGCGCGTGACCCGCCTGCGTCTGGGGAAAAAGGCTGTGGCAAAAACGATGAGTGCCATGACGATACCAGCTCGCCATGGTTCCTCATTGGTCGAATAGGTGATCCAGCCAAGGCCGAATGCGGCCGCCAGAAGTGCCCAGCGCGCGGAGAAGAGCCGGATCAGAGGACCATTGTCCATGAAGGGCTCGGTATCCTGCGAGCGGCTTGAACGCGGGATTTTCTTATCATTTGCCATGACCGTTATTCCATCCAGAAACGCGGCAAGAACAGGACCAGCATGGTCAGGAGTTCAAGACGTCCCAACAACATGCCAAAAGAAAGCAACCATTTTGCAACATCATTGAGCGGCTGGAAATTTCCCGCCGGTCCGATGATGTGACCGACGCCGGGGCCTACGTTGGCGATGGCCGTTCCGGCACCGGACAGGGCGGTCACGAAATCAAGCCCGGTCATTTGCAACAAGATGCCAAGCACAAGGAAGCTGACCACATAAAGAAAGAAGAAGCTCATCACCGCGGCCGAGACATCATCTCCGAGCGGCATACCGGCATATTTCTTCACGAACACGCCGTTGGGAAAGACGATCCGGTTGATATGCTGCTTGACGATCTGAAACATCACCTGCAGCCGGAACACCTTGAGCCCGCAGGCCGTTGATCCCTGACAGCCGCCAATGAACATGATGAAGAAGAAGAAGGCAATGGAGAAGGGCCCCCACGCCTGATAGTCGGTTGAGGCATATCCGGTTCCGGTTACCACCGAGACCACATTGAAAGCCGCGTGACGAAAGGCTTCAAGGCCCTCGAACGTGCCTGATTCGATGGCATGGAGCCCGGCGATCAGGGTAAAGAAGGCAAGGATCGCCAGAAAGGCCCGTATCTCGGAATCCCGAAACAGCCGCTTCAACTGGCCTCGGATCGCCTGAATATAGAGAATGAAGGGCATCGAGCCGATGATCATGAAGACGATGGCGATGATCTCGATTCGGGCACTGCCGTAATGGCCAATGGAATTGTCGTGCGAGGATAGCCCCCCGGTCGCAACCGTCGTCATGCCGTGAATGATTGCATCAAGAGCCGTCATCCCGGCGAGGTGATAGAGCAGGGCGCAGATTGCCGTGAAGAAGATATAAAGCCCGGTCAGGCCCGCAGAAATCTGCGTCGCCCGGGGCAGGATCTTCTCGGCCGTGCTGAAGGCCTCGGCTTGAAACAGCTGCATCCCACCGACCTGCAGCATCGGCAGCACCGCAATTGCCATGACAATCACGCCGAGGCCGCCGAGCCACTGCATGATGCCGCGCCATAACAGAACACCGGCCTGCATCTGGTCAAGCCCGGAGAGAACCGTCGATCCTGTGGTGGTAATGCCGGACATGCTTTCAAAAAAAGCGTCGGTATAGGTTGGTGCAGCTCCCGACCAGAGCAGGGGCAGTGCGCCGAAGGCGGCAAGAGATGTCCAGGACAGGACCGTCATGACAAAGGCCTGACGGCGCGTGAACTCGACCCGGCCTTCCCGGGTGGCAAGCCACAGGCCGCCGCCGACGAACAGGGTAACTCCGCCGGAGGTCGCAAAGACACGCCATTGTCTGTCCCCGACGGCCAGATCGAGCAAGGCCGGAATGAACATCGCTACCCCCAGAACGGACAGGAGCGTTCCGATCACCATCAGCACGGGTCTGATATCGAGCAACATGAGCGTCTTGGCCTTCTGTCAGTTGCCCAAAGGCAAGGACCCATTCGAGGGTGCAGGTTCGGGGCGCATGAGAACAGTCAGTTCAGAGTAACGATCCGGTCGGGCAGGTCCAGAGAGAAAGACGGCACAAGCACCTCAAACAGGCTCCCGTCGTCAGCTTCCATCTCGAAATGTCCCGACATAATGCCAGAATCACAGTTCAACGGACATCCGGAACTATAGGTGTAGCAGTCTCCGGCTTCAATCAGTGGCTCTTCTCCAACGACCCCTCGTCCACGGACCTCTTGCACGCGGCCCATGCCATCCACGATGCGCCAGTAGCGGGAGCGCAGTTGGATGTCACTCTGGCCCAGATTGCAGATTTCGATATGATAGGCCCAGAAATGTTCGCCCGCTTCTGCCGAGGAGCGATCAGGATCATATTCCGTCTCCACCATGACCTGAACCGATCCGGTGATTGCCTTGTAACTGTAGTCGTCCATGTCCTCGATGTTTTCATCCCCGATTGGTCTGACGAGCCGAATAAACTGCGCCATGGAAGACAGATTACCGGCTCGACTTCAAGTGCGAGTTGCGAAAAAGTGAAAGAATGTGCTTGGCAATTTTGCAAAATCGGCACTAGGTCATCCTCGTGCGAGGCGCGGTACATGAGTGCCTCAGCGAATTCGTACGCTCAACAGGAAACTGAACATGTTTGATGCCCGCCTGCGCCGTATAATCGACCCGCCAGTCAATCGCCTTGGCTTGACTCTTGCCGGGGCTGGCATCACGGCCAATCAGATCACCACAGCGGGGCTGGTGCTCGGGGCTCTGTCAGCTGTTGCGATTGCGTTTGAGGCCTATTGGCTCGGGCTGGCAGTGCTGCTGACAAGCCGCCTGATGGATGGCCTTGATGGTGCGGTCGCGCGAGCAAGCGGCAAGACGGATCTGGGCGGCTATCTCGATATCGTCTTCGACTTCATCTTCTACGGACTCGTGCCGCTCGGCTTTGCTTTTGCACGGCCGGAAAATGCCCTGCCTGCCGCGATCCTGCTTGCAGTCTTCTATGCCAATGGAGCGAGCTTCCTTGCCTATGCCATCATGGCCGAAAAGCACAAGCTGAGCACCGTGAGCCACGGCTCCAAGTCTCTCTACTTTACTGGAGGTCTCGCCGAAGCGGGCGAGACCTATGCCGTCTTTGCTGCCTTCTGTCTGTTTCCCGACCACTTCGGCTGGATCGCCTGTGCCTTTGCCGCCGTGACCGCCGTCACGACCATCTCCCGTATCCTGCTGGCCATCAAGGTCTTTGGAACGACAGACAACAGAGACGAGCCAGCCTGAAGCAACGGTCCTTAGGGCAGAATCAGATGCCCGTCCTCGCCGATCGGGAAGGCACCCCATGCCACTTCCCACAAATAGCCGTCCGGGTCGGCGAAATATCCTGAATAGCCACCCCAGAAGGTGTCTTTGGCCGGTTTGCGGATCGTGGCGCCGGCTGCGACTGCGTCAGTGAGGGCTACATCCACCTCGTTCCGTTCGCGGACATTGTGGGCGAGGGTGATGCCGCAAGGCCCAGCCACCGGTTTGAAATCCGGATCAGGCAATTCTTCGGCCAACTGGTCGATCGGGTAGAGCGCCAGCACTGTGCCCCAGGTCTTGAAGAAGGCAACGCCGTCCCCGGCCTTGTAGCCTGTCGGCCACTTCAGGCCATCGCGATAGAAGGCGACGGACCGTTCAAGGTCGGTGACGCCGAGTGTGACAAGGGATAGGCGCGGATCCATCGGGTTTTCCTTTCTGCCAAGTGATTCTCGATCAGAGCCTAGCAGGGCCACAAAGCACGATGGCAAGAGGAAAATGCCGAGGTCGGTCTGTAAGGGAACAAAAAACACCCGGTCAGATTGGATCTGGCCGGGCGAAATTGCTTGGTCGGTTGCTAGCGCCGAATGGATTGCCTCAGAGCGAGTTTAGCGCCTGCTCGAAGTCGGCCCACAGATCCTCGATATCTTCAAGGCCAACGCTGAGGCGCAGGGTACCCTGACCAATACCTGCTGCAGCAAGCTGGTCGTCATCAAGGCGCTGATGCGTCGTGGTCGCCGGATGGGTGATCAGGCTCTTGGCATCGCCGAGGTTGTTGGAGATCTTGACGATCTTCAGGGCATTCTCAAGCTCGAAGGCCTTCTGTTTGCCACCTGCCACATTGAGCGCGATCATGGTTGAACCACCAGTCATCTGGCGGGCCACAACATCGGCCTGCGGATGGTCGGCACGCCCGGGATAGAAGATCCGGTCAATGGCCTTGTGCTCCGCAAGGCGGTCGGCAAGGATGCGCGCGCTTTCGGTCTGGGCCTTCACCCGCAAGGGGAAAGTCTCAAGGCTTTTCAGCATCACCCAAGCGTTGAAGGGCGACAGGGACGGCCCGGTGTGGCGGTGAATGTCCTTGAAATCGGCCTCTAAGAATTCCTCGGTC from uncultured Cohaesibacter sp. includes these protein-coding regions:
- the apaG gene encoding Co2+/Mg2+ efflux protein ApaG — translated: MAQFIRLVRPIGDENIEDMDDYSYKAITGSVQVMVETEYDPDRSSAEAGEHFWAYHIEICNLGQSDIQLRSRYWRIVDGMGRVQEVRGRGVVGEEPLIEAGDCYTYSSGCPLNCDSGIMSGHFEMEADDGSLFEVLVPSFSLDLPDRIVTLN
- the phoU gene encoding phosphate signaling complex protein PhoU, whose protein sequence is MSDHIVSSYDNDLRELTGRIAEMGGQAERMVEEAVNSLVRLDMTMANTTIANDQIINKLDQEIEEKAVLTIARRQPMAQDLRHIVAALRISIDLERVADLGKNIARNAVALEGRPQPKHFLHGIEHMAELTLDQLRAVLDAYTALDENAALAIVAKDRDIDALYNSLFREFLTYMMEDPRNITICTNYLFAAKHLERVGDHATNIAETIYYVKTGRTMEDRPL
- the pstC gene encoding phosphate ABC transporter permease subunit PstC, which produces MSPLWLLAAIFIVALIGAMLGRSRAISSVNGNIAALHSRPGYYGSYVLIWTAIPAIVFLIAVYIAQPFVTASVVDQELRVGYSQACDREKARVEGEANAAEPAICAEFSEYLEHDTRRALMQGVVTSVADGVKLLSDEETVQLKSGLVAVRPTLAKHGVALAENVDKAVVDAAYHLNDTRSLITTILVAGVAVLLALGLVLSYLRINPALRARNRVEANIKIALIMASSIAILTTVGIVMSMLFEAIHFFRVVPPTDFFFGTTWDPRFTSAGREGGGDGTFGLLPLLWGTMYISIVALLVAVPIGLFAAIYMAEYATNTVRAIAKPLLEILAGIPTIVYGFFAMVTVGPFLRDSGSLIGLDISARSVLTAGLVMGIMLIPFISSLSDDIITAVPQSLRDGSLGLGATRSETIKRVILPAALPGIVGSILLAASRAIGETMIVVLGAGAAANLTGNPFEAMTTVTVKIVNQLTGDLEFNSPQTLVAFALGITLFVITLGLNIFALHIVRKYREQYD
- a CDS encoding ATP-binding protein — protein: MANDKKIPRSSRSQDTEPFMDNGPLIRLFSARWALLAAAFGLGWITYSTNEEPWRAGIVMALIVFATAFFPRRRRVTRLKARAQARRLTMVPDVHMRKLAAALPDPCFILDRRGIVRFANAPGATIFGNVKEGDPLSFRIRQPNMLAALDNVLDGGPIEKIQYSLKSHSERLYEAWVTPIHLSAEPLGGARPDFILLLLHDQTEQKNLERMRADFVANASHELRTPLASVIGFIETLQGPAKGDMVATEKFLGIMLDQSERMSRLVSDLLSLSRIEMKAHVLPDTQVDLSKIISHVTDALAPLAKEQGVAVNMCQCKDSRWVAGDRDELVQVFENLVENAVKYGQDGKKIDIDCKKVVDPADSRLYYAISIRDYGQGIPSEHLPRLTERFYRIDVASSRQQKGTGLGLAIVKHILTRHRGKLLVESVPGEGSTFEVRLPATESEDL
- a CDS encoding TrkH family potassium uptake protein; protein product: MLLDIRPVLMVIGTLLSVLGVAMFIPALLDLAVGDRQWRVFATSGGVTLFVGGGLWLATREGRVEFTRRQAFVMTVLSWTSLAAFGALPLLWSGAAPTYTDAFFESMSGITTTGSTVLSGLDQMQAGVLLWRGIMQWLGGLGVIVMAIAVLPMLQVGGMQLFQAEAFSTAEKILPRATQISAGLTGLYIFFTAICALLYHLAGMTALDAIIHGMTTVATGGLSSHDNSIGHYGSARIEIIAIVFMIIGSMPFILYIQAIRGQLKRLFRDSEIRAFLAILAFFTLIAGLHAIESGTFEGLEAFRHAAFNVVSVVTGTGYASTDYQAWGPFSIAFFFFIMFIGGCQGSTACGLKVFRLQVMFQIVKQHINRIVFPNGVFVKKYAGMPLGDDVSAAVMSFFFLYVVSFLVLGILLQMTGLDFVTALSGAGTAIANVGPGVGHIIGPAGNFQPLNDVAKWLLSFGMLLGRLELLTMLVLFLPRFWME
- the pstA gene encoding phosphate ABC transporter permease PstA, whose translation is MTDITGNQGLVIAETHQRDLGLKKRYASERRFRAAGVVAIALGVLFLIILFWSIISKGYTAFQQTKIHLDVYLEESIIDPKGNRSRSELTQVIRYNKVLLPAFYKAAGVDPKDKTQKAQVKAVKDLLSAGAAVELRDIVSTNPDLIGKRLEMWFLADGDVDSFVKGQISRETPEARRQISDAQIAVIDDLMEKGVMAKKFNTGLFVFGASSRPETAGIGVAALGSIFMMLIVLVCALPIGVAASIYLEEFAPKNRWTDLIEVNINNLAAVPSIVFGLLGLAVFINFAGLPRSASVVGGLVLTLMTLPTIIIATRSALKAVPPSIREAALGVGASKTQAIFHHVLPLATPGILTGTIIGLAQALGETAPLLMIGMVAFVKDYPVTPFDPATALPVQIYMWANAAERAFVERTSAAIMILLGFLAVMNISAVLLRRRFERRW
- the pstB gene encoding phosphate ABC transporter ATP-binding protein PstB — translated: MNMQDTTTKTVKDSKARKNPIKMSGEKVTVHYGAKQALFDVDLLIEENQVTSLIGPSGCGKSTFLRCLNRMNDTIDICRVGGTLKLGDNDIYDPNVDVVELRARVGMVFQKPNPFPKSIFENVAYGPRIHGLCRTKTDMEEVVVSSLQKAGLFEEIKDRLDEPGTGLSGGQQQRLCIARAIAVSPEVILMDEPCSALDPIATAKVEELIDELRENYTIVIVTHSMQQAARVSQRTAFFHLGNLVEEGPTDQIFTNPVDQRTQDYITGRFG
- a CDS encoding CDP-alcohol phosphatidyltransferase family protein; translated protein: MFDARLRRIIDPPVNRLGLTLAGAGITANQITTAGLVLGALSAVAIAFEAYWLGLAVLLTSRLMDGLDGAVARASGKTDLGGYLDIVFDFIFYGLVPLGFAFARPENALPAAILLAVFYANGASFLAYAIMAEKHKLSTVSHGSKSLYFTGGLAEAGETYAVFAAFCLFPDHFGWIACAFAAVTAVTTISRILLAIKVFGTTDNRDEPA
- a CDS encoding VOC family protein, giving the protein MDPRLSLVTLGVTDLERSVAFYRDGLKWPTGYKAGDGVAFFKTWGTVLALYPIDQLAEELPDPDFKPVAGPCGITLAHNVRERNEVDVALTDAVAAGATIRKPAKDTFWGGYSGYFADPDGYLWEVAWGAFPIGEDGHLILP
- a CDS encoding substrate-binding domain-containing protein → MKFASFASAAALAATTILAGTAAQARDQVQVAGSSTVLPYATIVAEAFGENYPDFKTPIVESGGSSAGLKQFCQGTGPETIDVANASRKIKDSEIKTCADNGVSEVMEVKIGYDGIVFASDINGPDFAFEPIHWFNALAPKIVKDGALVDNSNTKWSDIDASFPDWEIAAYIPGEKHGTREVFETKVLEAGCKASGAYDAYIASGLDKKDAEKECFKVRKDGKAVDIDGDYTETLARIDSNKTGLGVFGLAFYENNTDKLKVATMSGIAPNAAVIADGTYPVSRPLYFYVKKAHLGVIPGLKEYVDFFMSDDMTGEGSPTADYGLVPAPAAERDEIHAAIEEGKTL